Below is a window of Variovorax sp. TBS-050B DNA.
CGCGTGATCGACCAGACCGGCACGCTCGACGCCGCGCAGCGCGCGGGCCTCGAGACCAAGCTCGCGGCCTTCGAGCAGCGCAAGGGCTCGCAGATCGCGGTGCTGATGGTGCCGACCACGCAGCCGGAAGACATCGCGAGCTACGCGCAGCGCGTGGGCGATGCCTGGAAGATCGGCCGCCGCGACGTGGGCGACGGGCTGCTCGTGATCGTCGCCAAGGACGACCGCAAGATGCGCATCGCCACCGCCAAGGCGCTCGAGGGCGCGGTGCCCGACCTCGCGGCGGTGCGCATCATCGACGAGGAGATGAAGCCGCGCTTTCGCAACGGCGACTTCTCGGGCGGGCTCAACGCAGCGGTCGACCGGCTGATCGGGCTGGTCGACGGCGAGCCGCTGCCCGAGCCGGCGCGTGAAGGCGGCGCGGACGCGGACAAGGACTTCGACTGGGAGAACCTCGCGATCTTCCTGTTCGTGGGCGTCTTCATCGGCGCGCCGATCGTGCGCGCCCTGCTCGGCAAGACGCTGGGTTCGGTGGTCATGGGCGGCGGCATCGGCGCGGTCGCCTTCTTTCTGACCACCAGCGTCGTGATCGCAGTGATCGCGGGCATGGTCGCGCTGATGGTGTCGCTGTTCTCGGCGGTCGCGGCGACGGCGCCGAACCTCGGGCGGCGCGGCGGCGGGGGTGGTGGTGGCGGCGGATTCGGCGGCTGGGGCGGCGGCGGTGGCGGCTGGAGCAGCGGCGGCAGCAGCGGCGGCGGCGGGGGCTTCAGCTCCGGCGGCGGCGGCGATTTCGGCGGCGGCGGCGCCTCGGGAGACTGGTAGGCATGGCAGCAGCAACACCGACCACCTTCTTCGGCTGGCTGGCCCGCGCCTGGCGCCACCGCTGGATGGATGCGTCCGACGTGCGGCGCGTGCTGCCGCCCGAGGCGATGGAGCGCCTCGCCGCGCGCGTGGCCGCGAGCGAGCGGCGCCACAGCGGCGAGATCCGCATCTGCGTCGAAGCCGGGCTGCCGTGGTCCTACCTGCGGCGCAATGCCCCGCCGCGCGAGCGCGCGGTGACGCTGTTCGGCAAGCTGCGCGTCTGGGACACGGCGCACAACAACGGCGTGCTGATCTACCTGCTGCTGGCCGAACATGCGATCGAGATCGTGGCCGACCGCGGCATCGACGCCCACGTGGACGATGCCGAATGGGCCGCCATGGCGCAGCGCATGGGCGCAGCCTTTCGCGAAGGGCGCTTCGAGGACGGGCTCACGCAGGCGCTCGAGGAGATGTCGGCCCTGCTGGTGGCGCACTTCCCGCTCGCGGACGACCAGCCGGACCGCAACGAGCTGCCGGACGCGCCGGTGGTGCTCTGAGCGCGGCTCAGGCCGGGGCCGGCAGCGCCCACACCGCGGCCCCGCCCACGGCATGGAAGCGCCGCCCCGGCGCGCGCTCCACCAGCCAGCCGCCGGTGAACTCGCCGAAGGCCGGCAGCACCGCGCGCCGCGGCTCGCTGACGAAACACGGCAGCCGCACGCTGTCGCGGCCCGGGCCGTAAAGCTTGCACACCGGGTGCAGATGGCCGGCGAGCACGAAATGCGTCGCATGGTCCTGCGGATGGTGGCAGCACGCGAACGGCCCGATCAGCCAGGGCTCGTTCACCACCTCGATGCCGAGCGCGGCCGGCGGGTCGCCGGCGCGGCTGTCGTGGTTGCCGCGCACCAGCGTCATGTCGACGGCCGCATGCGCGGCGCGCCAGTCGGCGAGCGCGGCGAGCACCTGCGGCGTGCGCGCCTGGGCCGCATGCAGGAAGTCGCCGAGGAAGACGATGCGCTGCGGTGCCTGCGCCGCGATCAGCGCATCGAGGCGCGCGAGGTTCTGCCGCGTGGTGCCGCCCGGCACCGGCTGCCCGAGCGCGCGGTAGGTCGCCGCCTTGCCGAGGTGCAGGTCGGCGACGAACAGCACGCGGCGCTCGGGCCACCAGACGGCGCGCTCGGGCAGCAGGCACAGCGTTTCGCCGGCCCAGCGGACCGGGGCCGCGGCAGCGGAGGATGGGGAAAGCGGCGCGGAACTCACGGAACGACGAGTGTCGCAAAACCGCGGCACGCCGGCCGCGGCCTTGCAATTCACCCCTGCGGACCCCAGTTTCCGCGGATGACCGAGGAAACGCTGCACATCGTCTGCCCGCACTGCCACACCACCAACCGCGTGCGCGCGGCGCAGCTCGGCAGCGCGCCGGACTGCGGCAGCTGCCACCGGCCGCTGTTCGGCGGGCATTCGGCGGCCCTGCCCGACGAGCGCAGCTTCGACCGCCACATCGCGCGCAACGAGATCCCGGTGCTGGTCGACTTCTGGGCGCCATGGTGCGGCCCCTGCCGCCAGATGGCGCCGGCCTACGAACAGGCCGCGGCCCAGCTCGAGCCGCGCGTGCGGCTCGCCAAGGTCGACACCGAGGCGGTGCCCGCGCTGGGCGCGCGCTTCAACATCCGCAGCATCCCGACGCTGGCGCTGTTCAAGGGCGGCCGCGAGGTCGCGCGGCAGGCCGGCGCGACGGGCGCGGCGGACATCGTGCGCTGGGTCCGGGCGCACGGCGGCTGACGCGCCGGCTCAGAGCGGCGGCAGCGGCCGCGAGGAACGGCGCGGCCGGCGCTCGCGCCGCGGCGCGCCGGCCGGCTTGTCGGGGCCCTCGTGGCCGAAGGCGAGCGTGCTCCTCACGCGCTCGACGCCGCCCGCGGTGACCACGCCGCCCGCGGCCTTCTCGAGCTGCTCGACCATGCGCGCGATGCGGTCGGCCACGTTCTCGTTCGAGAGCTTCTCGCGGAACAGCTCCACCATGAGCGGAAAGGCGAACGGCGTGGGCCGCGCGAGCGCCTGCAGCACCAGCCGCTGCCCGGCCATGCGCGCCAGGCTCGCGCGCAGGCGGCCGATCTCCAGCTCCTGCGCGAGCAGCTCCTGCTCGGCCTGCTGCAGCAGCCGGTTGGCCGGGTCGTACTTGCGGAACACCTCCCAGAACAGCGACGACGAAGCCTGGAGCTGCCGGTTGCTGCGCCGCTCGCCCGGGTAGCCCTGGAACACCAGCCCCGAGACGCGCGCGATCTCGCGGAAGCGGCGCTGCGCGAGCTCGCCTGCATTGAGCGAGGCCAGCACTTCGTGCAGCAGCTCGGCATGCGCGTCCTCGCCCTGCGGCAGCCGCAGCACCTGCGGCAGCAGCGCGGGCCAGTCGACCGGCACCGCGCTGAGCAGCTCGAAGCCGTAGTCGTTGACCGCGATCGAGAAGGTGCGCGCATCGTGCTGCGCCACGCGCCAGGCCAGCAGGCTCGCCAGGCCCATGTGCACCTGCCGCCCCGCGAACGGATAGAGGAACAGGTGCGAGCCTTCGCGCGTCGTGAGCGTTTCGGCCAAAAGCGTCTGCGGCGTGGGCAGGGCCGACCACTGCTGCTGGATGTCGAGCAGCGGCCGCACGCACTGCAGCTCGGGCGTGTCGTAGCGCCCCTCCCCCGCGAGCGCGAGCTGCTGCACCACCGCGTCGGCCAGCGTGGTCGACAGCGGCATGCGCCCGCCGTTCCAGCGCGGCACCGCGGCGCGCTTGCCGGTGGCGCGCCGCACCCAGGCCGTCATGTCGTGGATGCGCACGAGTTCGAGCAGCCGGCCGCCGAAGAGAAAGCAGTCGCCGGGCTTCATGCGCGCGACGAAGCTCTCCTCCACGCTGCCGATGCGGCTGCCGCCCAGGTACTGCACCGCCATGCTCGCATCGCTCACGATGGTGCCGATGTTCATGCGGTGCCGCCGCGCGAGCCGCGCATCGGGCACGCGCCACACGCCTTCGCCATCGGGCACGGCGCGGCGGTAGTCGGGGTAGGCGGCGAGCGAGGGTCCGCCCTGCGACACGAAGCCCAGGCACCAGTCCCAGCTCTCGCGCGAAAGCGCCGCATAGGCCGCGGTGCCGCGCACTTCGTCGTAGAGATCGTCGGGCCGGAAGCCGCCGCCGAGTGCCACGGTGACCAGATGCTGCACCAGCACGTCGAGCGGCTGCGCCGGCGTGTGGCGCGCCTCGATGTGACCGGCCGCGATGGCCGCTCGCGCGGCCGCGCCCTCGACCATCTCGATGCTGTGCGTGGGCACCAGCGTGATGCGCGAGGGCCGGCCCGGCGCATGGCCCGAACGGCCCGCGCGCTGCAGCAGCCGCGCCACGCCCTTGGGCGAGCCGATCTGCAGCACGCGCTCCACCGGCAGGAAGTCCACGCCCAGGTCCAGGCTCGAGGTGCAGACCACGGCCTTGAGTTCGCCGCTCTTGAGGCCGAGCTCGACCCACTCGCGCACTGCGCGGTCGAGCGAGCCGTGGTGCAGCGCGATGCGCCCGGCCCAGTCGGGCCGCGCCTCGAGCATCGCCTGGTACCAGATCTCCGCCTGCGAGCGCGTGTTGGTGAACACCAGCGTGGTGCTGCTCGATGCGATCTCGTCGAGCACCTGCGGCAGCATCGTGAGGCCGAGGTGCCCGCCCCACGGAAAGCGCTCCGCGCGGCCGGGCAGCAGCGAATCGACCACCAGCTTCTTGGGCACCGCGCCCTGCACCAGCACGCCTTCGGTCGCACCCAGCAGCGCATGCATCGCCTCCTGCAGGTTGCCGAGCGTGGCCGACATGCCCCAGACCGCGAGCCCCGCGTTCCAGCGCTTGAGGCGCGCGAGCGCGAGCTGCACCTGCACGCCGCGCTTGTTGCCGAGCAGCTCGTGCCATTCGTCGACCACCACCAGCCGCACATGGCCGAGCACCTCGCTGGCGTCGGCGCGCGCGAGCAGCAGCGAGAGGCTCTCGGGCGTGGTGACGAGCGCGGTGGGCAGCCGCTCGTTCTGCGCGCTGCGCTCGGCCGAGGAGGTGTCGCCGCTGCGCGCGCCGGCGCTCCAGCGGTGCAGCGCGATGCCCTGCGCGTCCATGGCCTCGAGCGGCTGCTGCAGCGCGCGCAGCGTGTCGGCGGCGAGCGCGCGCATCGGCGTAATCCAGAGCACGGTGAGCGGCGGCGCGACCGCCTTGCCGCTGCGCGTGCGCGGCGGCACCGCCGCGGACGAGAACGCCTGCAGCGCGCCGAGCCACACCGCATAGGTCTTGCCCGCGCCGGTGGTCGCATGCAGCAGGCCGGAGCGGCCTTCGGCCATGGCCTTCCAGACCTCGCGCTGGAACTTGAAGGGCTTCCAGCCGCGTTCGGTGAACCAGGCGTTGAGCGCGGCCTTGACGGTCTTGCTCCTTCCCCCGCTGGGGGAAGGCGGGGATGGGGGCACGGGGCGCTCGCCGGACACCGGACCTTGGATGCGCCGCTTGCCCCCACCCCTGCCCTCCCCCGGAGGGGGAGGGAGAAATCCGGGGTCCGTCGGCGCGCTCATACCGGCAGCAGCGCCGCGAGCGTCTGCAAGGTATCGGCCTCCTCCACCGGCTTGTCCTCGCGCCAGCGCAGCATGCGCGGAAAGCGCACCGCGATGCCGCTCTTGTGGCGCGTGCTGCGCGCGATGCCCTCGAAGCCGAGCTCGAACACCAGCGTGGGCTCCACGCTCTTCACCGGGCCGAAGCTCTCGACCGTGGTGCGGCGGATGATGGCGTCCACGCGCGCCATCTCGGCATCGGTCAGGCCCGAATAGGCCTTGGCGAAGGGCACGAGCTTGCGTCCCGCCTGCTCCGGCGGACCGTCCCAGACCGCGAAGGTGTAGTCGCTGTAGAGGCTCGCGCGCCGGCCGTGGCCGCGCTGGGCGTAGATGAGCACCGCGTCGACGCTGAGCGGATCGATCTTCCACTTCCACCACACGCCCACGTCCTTGGTGCGGCCGACGCCATACTGCGCGTCGCGGCGCTTGAGCATCATGCCCTCCACGCCCATGCTGCGCGCCGCCTCGCGCTGGCGCGCGAGCTCGTTCCAGTCGGCGCCGGCGAGCATCGGGCTCGGCAGCAGCGCGGGGTGCCGCATGTCGCCAACGAGCGCATCGAGCAGCGCGCGGCGCTCGGACTGCGGCAGCGCGCGCAGGTCGCGCCCCTGCCATTCGAGGAGGTCGTAGGCCAGCAGGACCACCGGGATCTCGCGCAGCAGCTTCGCGCCGAGCGTCTTGCGGCCGATGCGCTTCTGCAGCTCGGCGAAGGGCTGCACGCGGCCTTCATCACCCTCGGGCGCCGCCTCGTCCCGGCGCCAGACCGCGATCTCGCCGTCGAGCACCGTGCCGTCGGGCAGCGCCTCGCCCATGGCCGCGAGTTCGGGAAAGCGGTCGGTCACGAGTTCCTCGCCGCGCGACCAGAGCCAGACCTGGCCCGCGCGCTTGACGAGCTGCGCGCGGATGCCGTCCCATTTCCATTCGACGATCCAGTCCGCGGGCGGGCCGAGCGTGGCGTCGAACTGCGCGAGCGGCAGGTTGAAGGCGTGCGCGAGGAAGAAGGGATAAGGCTGGCCGCTGGTCTTCTGCACCTGCTCCGCATCGGATTCGGGTGCGATCAGCGCGCGGTAGTCGGTCGCGCCCGGCCGCCCGCCGATGTGGGTGTAGCCCATGAGCCGCTGGGCCACGCGCTTGGGGTCGATGCCGCCCACGGCCGCGAGCGCCTGCGTGACCTGCAGCTTCGAGACGCCGACGCGGAAGGCGCCGGTGATGAGCTTGAAGTACACCAGCCGCTCCTCGGCCGCGAGCCGGCGCCACTGGGCGCGCAGCCGCGACGGCAGCTCATCGGGGGCGGACTTGCCGGCCTCGCGCAGCGGCAGCAGGTGTTCCTCGACCCAGCGCGCGAGGCCGAGGTCGTGCGCCTCGGTGGGCGGCGGCAGCAGCAGCGCGATGGTCTCGGCCAGGTCGCCGACCGCGTCGTAGCTTTCGTCGAAGAGCCATTCGGGCAGGCCGGCCGCCTCCTGGGCGAGCAGGCGCAGCAGCTTGGTCGGCACCAGCTGGCGCGGCTTGCCGCCCGCGAGGAAGTACACGGCCCAGGCGGCATCGGCCGGGTCGGCCTCGCGCAGGTAGCGCTGCAGCGCCGCCTGCTTGGCAAGGCTCGAGGTGCTGGCGTCGAGCTCGCGGTAGAGCGCGGCGAAGTCCTTCACGGCGCGGCCTCCGGCGCTTCCTGCGCGTCCTCGTCGCCGTATTCCGTCTTGAAGCCCTGCGCCTGCAGACCGTTCTCCGTCAGCCAGCGCACCATCACCTGCACGCTGCCGTGCGTGACGAACACGCGCTCCGCCCCCGTGCCTGCGATCGCGTCCTGCAGGCCCGGCCAGTCGGCATGGTCGGACATCACGAAGCCGCGGTCCACGCCGCGCCGCCGGCGCGTGCCGCGCAGCTGCATCCAGCCGCTCGCGAAAGCATCGGCATGGTTGCCGAAGCGCCGCATCCACGGCGTGCCCTGCGCCGAGGGCGGTGCGAGCACCAGCGCGCGCTTGAGCAGCGCGGCATCGACGCCCGGGTCGGTCACGCGCAGCGTCGGCGGCAGCGCCACGCCCGCGGCGCGGTACACCGCATTGAGCGGCTCGACCGCGCCATGCACCACGATCGGCCCGATCGACGCATCCACGCCGTGCAGGATGCGCTGCGCCTTGCCGAAGGCATAGCAGAACAGCACCGACGCGCGGCCGGCCTCCGCGTTGGCGCGCCACCAGGCGTCTATCTCGGCGAACAGCGCGGCCTGCGTGGGCCAGCGGTAGATCGGCAGCCCGAAGGTCGACTCGGTGATGAAGGTGTCGCAGGGCACCGGCTCGAAGGGCGGACAGGTGCCGTCGGGCTCGGTCTTGTAGTCGCCCGAGGCCACCCACACGCGGCCGCCATGTTCGAGCCGCACCTGCGCCGAGCCGAGCACATGGCCCGCAGGATGCAGCGACACGCGCACGCCGTGGTGCACGATCGCCTCGCCGTAGGGCAGCGTCTGCAGGCGGATGTCGGCGCCGAGCCGCGTGCGCAGCGTGCCGGCGCTGTCGGCATGGGCGAGGTAGTGCGCATGGCCGAACCGTGCGTGGTCCGAATGCGCATGCGTGATGACCGCGCGCGCCACCGGCCGCCACGGGTCGATGTAGAAATCGCCGGGCGGGCAATAGAGCCCCTCGGGTCGGGCAACGACGAGGTCTTCGGCAGGCGTTGCGGGCATGGCACGCCATCGTAGGCGCAGCGCAGCCGTGCGGCGCCGAACGGCGGCCGCAATGCGGTGTGGGCCGGCGCCTACTTGGCGCCGGCCGGGCGCGACCTCACCAGGGCGTCCACTTGGCTTCGCTCCTGGCCGACGCCACCGTCCGCTCGATGAAGCGCACGCCGCGCGCGCCGTCTTCCACGCGCGGGTAGTCGGCCGCGGCGGGGTCGGCCTGCCGGCCCTCGAGCCGTGCGCGGATGTCGGCCGCGACGCCGGCGTAGATGTTGGCGAAGGCCTCGATGAAGCCTTCGGGATGCCCGGCCGGCAGCCGGCTCGCGCGCTGCGCCGCTTCGCACAGCCAGGGCGAGCCGCGCGTGAGGATGCGCTTCGGCCCGTCGTGCGGCAGGTGCACGAGCTGGCTCGGCTGCTCCTGCCGCCATTCGAGCGTGCCCAGCGTGCCCGAGATGCGCAGGCGCAGGTCGTTCTCCAGGCCGGTGTTGATCTGCGAGGCGATCAGCACGCCGCGCGCGCCGCCGTGGAAGCGCAGCAGCAGGCTGCCGTCGTCGTCGAGCAGGCGGCCCGGCACCAGTGCGCCGATGTCGGCGCAGAGGCTCTCGATCTCGAGACCGGTGATGCTGGCCACCAGATTCTCGGCATGCGAACCGATGTCGCCGATGGCGCCGCCCGCGCCGCTCTTCGCGGGGTCGGTGCGCCAGTCGGCCTGCTTGTTGCCGCTGCCCTCGAGCTGGCTCGCGAGCCAGCCCTGGTTGTATTCGACGACGATCTTTCGCAGCTCGCCGAGCTGGCCCGCGCGCACCATCTCGCGCGCCTGCCGCACCATCGGGTAGCCGGTGTAGTTGTAGGTCACGCCGAACACCGTGCCCTGCCTGGCCACGCTCGCGACCAGCGCATCGGCCTGCGCGCGCGTGTGCACGAGCGGCTTGTCGCACACCACGTGGAAGCCGGCGTCGACGAAGGCCTGCGCGACGGGGTAGTGCACATGGTTGGGCGTGACGATCGAGACGAAGTCGATGCGCTCGTCGGCCGGGCGCTTCAGCTCGTCCGCCAGCAGCGCCTGCCAGTCGCCGTGGTTGCGGTCGTCCGCGAGGCCGAGGTCCGCGCCCGATGCGCGCGCCTTCTCGGCATGGGACGACAGCGCACCCGCGACGAGCACGATCTGCCCGTCGAGCGCCATGGCCTTGCGGTGCACGGCGCCGATGAAGGCGTCGCGCCCGCCGCCGACCATGGCGTAGCGCAGCTTGCGTGGTGCGATCTCTGTCACCTCAGAACGGGGAGTTGGGGTGGTAGAAGTCTTTGGCGTTTTCCTTGGTGATCAGCACCGAAGGAATGATCGTCGTCGCGGGCAGCTTCTCGCCCTTCAGGCGCGCCTCGGCCGTGAGCTTGATCGCGTCGTAGATGAACTTGGGCGAGTAGCTCACGTCGGCCGTGATGCGCTTGTCCTTGCCGTCCATGATGGTCTTCACCATGTTCTTGGCGCCCGCGCCGCCGAAGACGATCTTGATGTCGTCGCGCTTGGCCTGCTCGATGGCCTTGAGCACGCCCACGGCCATGTCGTCGTCGGCGGCCCAGATGGCGTCGATGTTCTTGAAGCGCGTGAGATAGTCCTGCGTCACCTTGAAGGCGTCGTCGCGGTTCCAGTTGGCGTACTTGGCGTCGAGCAGCTTGATGTCGGGATGGTTCTTGAGCACCGCGTTGAAGGCGTCCATGCGCTCGTTGTCGAGCGTGGTGGCGATGCCGCGCAGCGCCACGACGTTGCCCTTGCCGCCGAGCTGCTTGACGATGTACTCGGCCGGAATGCGGCCGAAGGCGGTGTTGTCGCCGGCCACGTAGGCGTCCTGCGCGCTGGTGTCGGTGAGGCCGCGGTCGACCACGGTCACGTAGGCGCCCTTGGCCTTGACCTGCGCCACCGGCTTGGTCAGCGCGGCCGACTCGAACGGAAACACCACGAGCGCGTTGATCTTGGTGACGGTCGAGAGGTCCTGCAGCTGGTTCGCCTGCTCGGGCGCATTGGCCGCGGTCTTGATCGTGATCTTCAGGTCCTTGTGCTGCTTCTCGAGGTCCTTCTTCGCCTGGTTGGCCCAGTAGTTGATGCCGCCCATGAAGCTGTGCGTGGCCGCGGGGATCGAAACGCCGAGGTTGACCTTCTCCGCGGCGAGCGCGGGCAGGGCCGCGAAAGCGGCGGCGGCAACCGCCGTGAGTGCGGCGCGTCGGGTGAATTTCGTCATGCTGGATGTCTCCTCTTGGGTGGATGGAACGAACGAACGAACGAACGGAACAGGGAATGCGGCTAGCGCCTGCCTCTTTGCAGGAAGGCGACGACGATGATCACGAAGCCCTGCACGGCGGCATTGAGGTACACGCTGATGATGCTCGTGAGGTTCAGGATGTTGCTGATGACCGAGAGCAGGACCGCGCCCACCACCGTGCCCGTGATGCTGCCCGCGCCGCCCTTGAGCGCGGTGCCGCCGACGATCACCGCCGCGATCGCCTCGAGCTCCCACAGCAGGCCGGTGGTCGGCGAGGCCGAGCCGAGGCGCGGCACGTAGAGCAGCGTGGCGATGCCCACGCACACGCCGAGCAGCACGTAGGTGAGGATCTTCACGCGGTCCACGTCCACCGCCGCATAGCGCGCGACCTGTTCGTTCGAGCCGATGGCCTGCACGTAGCGGCCGTAGGCCGTGCGGTTCAGGATCACGCCGCCGACGATCGCCACGACCACGAACACCCACACCGGCACCGGAATGCCCGCGAGGCTCGCGTAGTACACCGGTGCGTAGAGGTCCGACAGCTCGTTGTCGAGCGTGAGCGCACCGCCGTCGGCGAAGTAGGTGAGATAGGCACGGAAGATGCCGAGCGTGCCCAGCGTCACGATGAAGGGCTCGATGCGCCCTTTGGTGATCAGCAGGCCGTGCGCAAGCCCGAACAGCGCGCCCAGCACCACGGCGAGCACCGCGCCCAGCGCCACCGCCATCAGCGGCGAGCCCGAGGCGGGCCCGGCCCAGTTGATGAACATGATCACGCTGCCCGCGATCAGCGCCGCCATCGAGCCCACCGAAAGATCGATGCCGCCCGAGATGATGACGAAGCACATGCCCACCGCGATGATGCCGATGAAGGCGGTGCGCGTGAGCACGTTCATCGCGTTGTCGACGGTCGCGAAGTCGCTGTTGAGCAGCGTGCCGGCGATGCACAGCAGCACGAGGCCGATGACCGGGCCGAGCCCGTGCAGGTGCTCGGTCCAGCGCGGGCGCGTCGGGTTGCGGTGCGTTGTTTCAGCGGAGTCTGGAGTGGAGGCCATGTCTTCTATCGATTTCGGGGAACACCGCGGAACCGGCTCGGCCGGGCCGCTGGTGTTGCCCCCGGCGAGGGGATGGGCGAAGCGACACGAAGTGCGCGCAGCCTGGGGGAGTACTCATCTTGTTCCGGTGGCATGAGCGATGAGCTCCTCTTCTGTCAGTTGGGCTGCGTCGAGCGTGGCGACGAGCTGGCCCGCACGCATCACCGCGACGCGGTGGCACAGGCCGATCAGTTCCATCAGCTCCGACGAGACGACGATCACCGCGAGCCCTTCGCGGGCGAGTCGCTGGATCAGGAAATAGATGTCGCGCTTGGCGCCCACGTCGACGCCGCGCGTGGGCTCGTCGAGCACCACCACTTTCGGCTTCGGCTGCAGCACCTTGGCGAGCGCGAGCTTCTGCTGGTTGCCGCCCGAGAGCGACGAGGCCCTGACGTCGAGCGAGCCGGTGCGGATGCCGTAGTCCTTCACCGCCTCGGCGAGCGCGCCGCGTTCCGCGTCGGGCTTCAGCCACGGCCTGGCGTAGCGTTCGAGCGCCATCAGCGTGAGGTTCTGGCGCAGGCCGAAGTGCACGTGCAGGCCCTTGCCCTTGCGGTCTTCGCTGAGGTAGGTGAGGCCGTGGCGTGCGGCATCGCGGGGGTTGCGCCAGCCCTTGCCGTGCGGCACCGTGCGGCCGAGCATCTCGACCACGCCGCCTGCGGGCCGCAGGCCGAGCAGCCCCTCGAACAGCTCGGTGCGCCCCGCGCCGACCAGGCCCGCGAAACCGAGGATCTCGCCCGGGCGCACCTCGAAGCTCACGTCCCGCGCCCATCCGGGCACGCTGAAGCCCTGCACGCGCATCGCAGGTGCGCCGTCGGCGGCGACCGGATCGCGCGGCGGATAGAGGTCGGCGAGCTCGCGGCCCACCATCAGGTTGGCCATCTGCTGGCGCGAGACCTCGGCCGTGGGCGCACGCGCGACGAAGCGGCCGTCGCGCATGACGATGACCTCGTCGGTCACGCGTTCCACCTCGTCGAGCTTGTGCGAGATGTAGACGATGGTCACGCCGTCGGCGCGCAGCTGCGCGATCAGCTTGAACAGCCGCTCGGTCTCGCCGGGCGTGAGCGTCGCGGTGGGCTCGTCCATCACCAGCAGGCGCGCATGGCGAGCGATGGCCTTCGCGATCTCGACGAGCTGCTTCTCCGCGACGATGAGGCGGCGCACCTTGGTGCGCGGGTCGATGTTGAGGCCCACGGCCGCGAGCGCCGCGGCGGCGTCGCGCTCCATCGCGGCGTCGTCGAGGAACAGGCCCCGCTTGCGTTCGTGGCCGAGGAAGATGTTCTGCGCCACGCTGAGGTCTTCGGCGAGGTTGAACTCCTGGTGGATCAGCACGATGCCCAGCGCCTCGGCATCGCGCGAGCCGGCGAACTGCTGCGGCGCGCCGTTCACGCGCAGGGTGCCGCCGCTGAGGCTTTCGTAGCCCGAGAGGATCTTCATCAGCGTGGACTTGCCCGCGCCGTTCTCGCCCAACAGTCCGTAGACCTTGCCGGGCGCGAGCCCAAAGCTCACGCCGTGCAGCACCTGCACCGGGCCGAAGGCCTTCACCACGCCATCGAACTCGACGGCGACATGGCGGCGCCTGGCGTTCTCGCCGGCTGCATTCATGGCGCGATCCCCCTGGCCTTGAGCGTCTCGTGCATCGCGAGCACGCCCGCGCCGATCAGGCCGC
It encodes the following:
- a CDS encoding substrate-binding domain-containing protein; the protein is MTKFTRRAALTAVAAAAFAALPALAAEKVNLGVSIPAATHSFMGGINYWANQAKKDLEKQHKDLKITIKTAANAPEQANQLQDLSTVTKINALVVFPFESAALTKPVAQVKAKGAYVTVVDRGLTDTSAQDAYVAGDNTAFGRIPAEYIVKQLGGKGNVVALRGIATTLDNERMDAFNAVLKNHPDIKLLDAKYANWNRDDAFKVTQDYLTRFKNIDAIWAADDDMAVGVLKAIEQAKRDDIKIVFGGAGAKNMVKTIMDGKDKRITADVSYSPKFIYDAIKLTAEARLKGEKLPATTIIPSVLITKENAKDFYHPNSPF
- a CDS encoding sugar ABC transporter ATP-binding protein encodes the protein MNAAGENARRRHVAVEFDGVVKAFGPVQVLHGVSFGLAPGKVYGLLGENGAGKSTLMKILSGYESLSGGTLRVNGAPQQFAGSRDAEALGIVLIHQEFNLAEDLSVAQNIFLGHERKRGLFLDDAAMERDAAAALAAVGLNIDPRTKVRRLIVAEKQLVEIAKAIARHARLLVMDEPTATLTPGETERLFKLIAQLRADGVTIVYISHKLDEVERVTDEVIVMRDGRFVARAPTAEVSRQQMANLMVGRELADLYPPRDPVAADGAPAMRVQGFSVPGWARDVSFEVRPGEILGFAGLVGAGRTELFEGLLGLRPAGGVVEMLGRTVPHGKGWRNPRDAARHGLTYLSEDRKGKGLHVHFGLRQNLTLMALERYARPWLKPDAERGALAEAVKDYGIRTGSLDVRASSLSGGNQQKLALAKVLQPKPKVVVLDEPTRGVDVGAKRDIYFLIQRLAREGLAVIVVSSELMELIGLCHRVAVMRAGQLVATLDAAQLTEEELIAHATGTR
- a CDS encoding ABC transporter permease, giving the protein MASTPDSAETTHRNPTRPRWTEHLHGLGPVIGLVLLCIAGTLLNSDFATVDNAMNVLTRTAFIGIIAVGMCFVIISGGIDLSVGSMAALIAGSVIMFINWAGPASGSPLMAVALGAVLAVVLGALFGLAHGLLITKGRIEPFIVTLGTLGIFRAYLTYFADGGALTLDNELSDLYAPVYYASLAGIPVPVWVFVVVAIVGGVILNRTAYGRYVQAIGSNEQVARYAAVDVDRVKILTYVLLGVCVGIATLLYVPRLGSASPTTGLLWELEAIAAVIVGGTALKGGAGSITGTVVGAVLLSVISNILNLTSIISVYLNAAVQGFVIIVVAFLQRGRR
- a CDS encoding Gfo/Idh/MocA family oxidoreductase — protein: MTEIAPRKLRYAMVGGGRDAFIGAVHRKAMALDGQIVLVAGALSSHAEKARASGADLGLADDRNHGDWQALLADELKRPADERIDFVSIVTPNHVHYPVAQAFVDAGFHVVCDKPLVHTRAQADALVASVARQGTVFGVTYNYTGYPMVRQAREMVRAGQLGELRKIVVEYNQGWLASQLEGSGNKQADWRTDPAKSGAGGAIGDIGSHAENLVASITGLEIESLCADIGALVPGRLLDDDGSLLLRFHGGARGVLIASQINTGLENDLRLRISGTLGTLEWRQEQPSQLVHLPHDGPKRILTRGSPWLCEAAQRASRLPAGHPEGFIEAFANIYAGVAADIRARLEGRQADPAAADYPRVEDGARGVRFIERTVASARSEAKWTPW
- a CDS encoding ligase-associated DNA damage response exonuclease, which gives rise to MPATPAEDLVVARPEGLYCPPGDFYIDPWRPVARAVITHAHSDHARFGHAHYLAHADSAGTLRTRLGADIRLQTLPYGEAIVHHGVRVSLHPAGHVLGSAQVRLEHGGRVWVASGDYKTEPDGTCPPFEPVPCDTFITESTFGLPIYRWPTQAALFAEIDAWWRANAEAGRASVLFCYAFGKAQRILHGVDASIGPIVVHGAVEPLNAVYRAAGVALPPTLRVTDPGVDAALLKRALVLAPPSAQGTPWMRRFGNHADAFASGWMQLRGTRRRRGVDRGFVMSDHADWPGLQDAIAGTGAERVFVTHGSVQVMVRWLTENGLQAQGFKTEYGDEDAQEAPEAAP